The following nucleotide sequence is from Natronosalvus caseinilyticus.
GAACCAGCAGTTACCTGCTCTGGCCTTCCACATTGTCATCGAACCTCCGGAGCAACTGCAAGAAACTCGTTGTCTACCGATCCGTTATCCAGAAGTATCAGCGTATTTCGTGCAAGTGTAGTGATGCCACGTTCTCGGTACTCTTCCGTCATCGCGGCGACGTGTGGTGTCGTAATGACGTTATCCAGTTCGTGAAGCTTCGAGTCAGCTGGTAGTGGTTCTGTCTCAAATACGTCGAGGCCTGCGCCAGCGACCTTTCCAGACTGGAGGGCATCGATCAATGCGTCAGTGTCGACGAGAGGCCCCCGTGCAGTATTTACGAGCAGAACGCGATCTCTCATCGCATTGAAAGCCGCCTCGTCGAACGTTCCACGTGTCTCCTCGGTGAGTGCGGCGTTCACACAAATCATCTGACTCTCCTCAAGCAGGCGCTCGATGGAGACTATGTCCGTGTCGGTGAGTTCCGATTCGACCTCGTGGACGTACGGATCGTGGGCAAGCGTCTGCACGTTAAATCCCGTAAGCAGTTTGGCAACCCGGCGTCCGATATTCCCATAGCCAAAAATACCGATTGTTTTCCCCGAGAGGAGTGTCCCTTGTGGAGCGGTATCACGCCAATTACCATCGCTCAGGAGTTCCTGAGTTTCACCTACTCGACGTGCAATGCCAAGCAACAGCGTGACGGTGTGCTCAGCAACGGATAGTGCGTTCATCCCTGGTGTGTGAGTAACTGTGACGTCGTGGTCACGAGCAGCATCGAGATCGACATTGTCGATGCCTGTGCCGAGTTTCGCAATCACTTCGAGCTCTGTGTCGGCCAGTACCCGTTCTGTCACAGAAAGTCGGGACGTAGTAAACAGGACTTCCTTGCCGCTGAGTGCATCGATAAGTGATGATTCGGTGTCTGGTTCGTCAAATTCGAGGTCGATAGCTGGTGTGACGGCGTCGCGGAGTATTTCTGCCGGTTGGATATCAGGGTCTACCAACGCATTCCAAGTCCCCATGCCTAACTCTCCATACCCGGGCTAAGTATAGATTTCCATTGTTGGCCAAACCTCACGAGCGAATACGGTTTAGACGGTCGCGAACGACTTCCTGAACGGCACCGAATTCACTAGTAATTCGTACAATTTGATACCCATCGTCAATTGCTTTGGTGGCTTCATCCGGATCACTCTTGATGCATCCAACGGGAATTCCCGCTGCGTTACACTTTTCTCTCACCTCCTGAACGCGGCGATGGACTTCCGGGTGATTCTTGTCGGACGGATAGCCCATCTGTACCGAGAGATCGGAAGGTCCGATAAATGCAAACCCGAGATCTGGAACCGAAAGAATCTCCTCAATATTGTCAGTAGCAGTCGCTTTTTCGATCATAACGCCGATACACACCTGTTCGTCCTCAGTCTTCAGGTATCGGTCGACGTTTCGCCAGGTGTTCGTACGTGCCGTAGAGTTTCCTCGTTCACCTGGTTCTTCTTGATATACATACCGTGACGCCTCGACGGCGGTTCGAGCCTCTTCTGCAGTATCGACACGAGGTATGAGGATGTTCCTTACGCCGGTATCCAGTACTTTCCGAATCATTGCCGGGTCGCTCTCTGGAACTCGCACGAGCAACTCCGTACCACCGAGTTCGGCCGCGCGGGTGAGGTTCTCTATGACGTGGCTATCCCAAGGGCTCGGACCGTGGTGTTCGAAATCTAACCAGACGAAATCGATACCAAGCTCTCCGTAGAGTTCTACCAGACTGGGAGCGAATGTATCGGCACTCGTCCCGAATACGACATCGCCGTTCTCTATACTACTCCGGAAGGAATTTGACTGATCCATCGGTATTTGAGTGTTTTTTCTGGACTGCAATATGCGTTTGGGAAGCCACAACATAGTTTCCACGAACACAGTTTTACGCTTCGGCGATACAGCGTTTTACATGGACTACGGATCGATAGTTCGTCGGCAGTTCACCGAACTTCAGGAAGTCACAGACGAGTCGCTACGGAACCAAATCGTGAAGGTCTGGACGAAGGCACTCAGAGAGAGTTCGTTTGAGAGTCCGGATGACCTTCCATGGTGGCCACCACGCCAGAACAATATTGGCCAAGACGAAACCACCACTTCACATGTTCACGACGTAACAAGGTGTGCAATAGCGATTGCAGATGCTCTTGCTACACACAGCGACGTTGACGTAGATAGAAATCTTGTCATCGCAGGCTCCCTTTTGCACGATGTGAGCAAAGTATACGAAGTAACGCAAGATGGGACAACACTTCTTCAGGAACTCGTCCCCCATCCGCACTATAGCATCCATCTACTCGCGAGCGCTGGTTGTTCATTACATCTTCAACATATCGTCCTCTCTCATAGCAATTCGTCGTCAGTCGAACCGAAGACACTCGAGGCGAAGATCGTGCAAGCAGCAGACGAACTCGTCGTTGAGGGTGCGTACGCGCAAGGAGCTGGATTACTTGTTGATCCCAGCGCGTGATGTCTCAGTATAATCTCCCGCGGCACCCTATTTTATTCCCGGGCCAGTAATTGTACCGCATCCGCATTCTCCGACAAATGATTTATAGCTAACAGTAACCAGTACTCTTATTACGCATAAATATAGACATTGTATCGCAATACCATGGAAGAGCATGATTATTCGCAGGGACAGCTGTACCGTTCACTCGACAGGAGACAGGTTCTCTCTGGTGGGGCCGCCCTCCTCGCGGGTGGGGTAGCCGGGTGTCTCGGTATGGGCGACAATGGGGAAGACGACGGTTCAGGGGACCTTACCAATATTCATATGCTGAATCTGGAAGGTTCGATGTTTGTCCCAGTGTTCTTCTACGGCCGTGAACAGGACCTCTGGGCGAGCCGTGGTATCGATCTCTCTATTGAGGTTGCCGGGTTTGGGAAGTTCTCACGGACATTCTCCGAAGGATTAGCCACTGGTCTCTCCCCGCTTTCGTCGCTGCCGCTTGCCGGTAACCTCGCCGGCGATACGGGTGTGAAATGCTTCGGCCAGACTATGAATTTCATCAACCAATGTTTTGTACAGAACGATTCCGATATCGAAGAACCCGGCGACCTCGAAGGGATGACCGTTGGGGTTCCAGGGCGGGGCTCCTCCACAACTCGATACTACATCGCTCAGTGGGCGGAATTGTATGACTTCGACCTGATGAACGATCCCACAGAAATCGTCGATTCGCCGACGTCGACGTTGTACAACTTCCTCGAGGGGAACGAAGAAATCGATGCGGGTATCCTTTTTACGGGAGATACAA
It contains:
- a CDS encoding NAD(P)-dependent oxidoreductase — encoded protein: MGTWNALVDPDIQPAEILRDAVTPAIDLEFDEPDTESSLIDALSGKEVLFTTSRLSVTERVLADTELEVIAKLGTGIDNVDLDAARDHDVTVTHTPGMNALSVAEHTVTLLLGIARRVGETQELLSDGNWRDTAPQGTLLSGKTIGIFGYGNIGRRVAKLLTGFNVQTLAHDPYVHEVESELTDTDIVSIERLLEESQMICVNAALTEETRGTFDEAAFNAMRDRVLLVNTARGPLVDTDALIDALQSGKVAGAGLDVFETEPLPADSKLHELDNVITTPHVAAMTEEYRERGITTLARNTLILLDNGSVDNEFLAVAPEVR
- a CDS encoding HpcH/HpaI aldolase family protein, whose amino-acid sequence is MDQSNSFRSSIENGDVVFGTSADTFAPSLVELYGELGIDFVWLDFEHHGPSPWDSHVIENLTRAAELGGTELLVRVPESDPAMIRKVLDTGVRNILIPRVDTAEEARTAVEASRYVYQEEPGERGNSTARTNTWRNVDRYLKTEDEQVCIGVMIEKATATDNIEEILSVPDLGFAFIGPSDLSVQMGYPSDKNHPEVHRRVQEVREKCNAAGIPVGCIKSDPDEATKAIDDGYQIVRITSEFGAVQEVVRDRLNRIRS
- a CDS encoding HD domain-containing protein, producing the protein MDYGSIVRRQFTELQEVTDESLRNQIVKVWTKALRESSFESPDDLPWWPPRQNNIGQDETTTSHVHDVTRCAIAIADALATHSDVDVDRNLVIAGSLLHDVSKVYEVTQDGTTLLQELVPHPHYSIHLLASAGCSLHLQHIVLSHSNSSSVEPKTLEAKIVQAADELVVEGAYAQGAGLLVDPSA
- a CDS encoding ABC transporter substrate-binding protein; its protein translation is MEEHDYSQGQLYRSLDRRQVLSGGAALLAGGVAGCLGMGDNGEDDGSGDLTNIHMLNLEGSMFVPVFFYGREQDLWASRGIDLSIEVAGFGKFSRTFSEGLATGLSPLSSLPLAGNLAGDTGVKCFGQTMNFINQCFVQNDSDIEEPGDLEGMTVGVPGRGSSTTRYYIAQWAELYDFDLMNDPTEIVDSPTSTLYNFLEGNEEIDAGILFTGDTIKALANDDLRSIYNPVPAWEEQHGYPPSVTMFGVFDDFLNENPSVVMDFWDGWTEAVELFRDEFDQAMNQYGAVGGIDLSSEGEVDEVRQLVNEGQLFPTDWDEEWIQMNVDLFKLVEQYGGLDAAPDTDSFLTHEEIQDMS